One Chloroflexota bacterium DNA window includes the following coding sequences:
- a CDS encoding LUD domain-containing protein, with protein sequence MMASSKEVILGRIAQEDLRQRSPADRGYPAVTRYHDHESYDLIETFTAALDRLEVTWEISESPAIARLGLMVALQEEGVQRVLSWDADQLPVSGLLEALDVLEIEAVVPDLRAIRDARPAVAARERRELIRDLESIPVGITGADAAIASTGTLVLASGPGRSSLVSEIPRRHVALVPVRLLHATMLDWVTQEDTIGICDRSNVTMITGPSMSLDIELIRTIGLFGPRLIHVILVHGT encoded by the coding sequence ATGATGGCGAGCTCGAAGGAGGTTATTTTGGGCCGGATTGCTCAAGAAGACCTGCGGCAAAGATCGCCCGCTGATAGGGGATACCCCGCTGTGACGCGCTATCATGACCATGAATCGTATGACCTGATCGAAACCTTCACAGCCGCTCTTGATCGGCTGGAAGTGACCTGGGAGATATCAGAGAGTCCTGCCATCGCTCGCCTGGGCTTGATGGTGGCGTTGCAGGAGGAGGGTGTGCAGCGGGTTCTTAGTTGGGATGCAGATCAGCTGCCGGTGAGCGGCCTGTTGGAAGCCTTGGATGTATTGGAAATTGAGGCGGTTGTTCCCGACTTGAGGGCCATTCGGGATGCGAGGCCGGCAGTCGCGGCGCGCGAACGCCGGGAACTGATAAGGGACCTGGAATCCATCCCTGTGGGCATTACCGGGGCCGATGCTGCCATCGCTTCAACCGGCACCCTGGTACTGGCCAGCGGTCCTGGACGATCCAGCCTGGTGAGCGAAATTCCCAGACGACACGTTGCTTTGGTACCTGTGCGCCTTCTGCACGCGACAATGCTGGATTGGGTTACTCAGGAGGATACCATTGGGATCTGTGATCGCAGCAATGTCACAATGATAACCGGTCCCAGCATGTCCCTGGATATCGAGCTTATCAGGACAATCGGTTTATTTGGTCCTCGCCTTATCCATGTGATATTGGTACATGGTACCTGA